The sequence TCGTGGAGCGGCTGGTGGTGAAGTTCCACGAGGGCAGCCACGTGCGCCTGCGCGGCGACGCACTGCGCGCCCTCGCTTCCGAGCGCAGCGCCGGCGAGCGGGAGCTCCTGTCCGGCCTGCGCCTGGACGACGCGCGCGTGGAGGCGGACATCGCGGAGGTGGGAGCGCTGCTGGATCGCGCGCCGCGCATCGGTTCGCTCACCCGCGTCTTCCAGGCCGAGGAGGCCGCGCTGGACGCGAGCAAGGCGTCCGGTGAGGCGAAGGGCGGCGAGCAGCTGGCGGACCTGAACCTGTACTTCGAAGTACCGCTCTTGCCCGGCACCACCGCGGACACCGTGGCGGACCTGGTGGCGGCGCTCAACCGCGTGGGCAGCGTGGAGACGGCCTACGCGGCGCCGCCCGCGGAGCCGGCGATGGTGAACTTCGCCATGGAGGCCGGGCTGCGCGCGCTGCTGTCCGCCGCGGACCTGCCGCCCACCACGCCGCTGTACCAGGCCAACCAGGGCTACCTGAACGCGGCGCCCTCCGGCGTCAACGCGACGTACGCGTGGACGCAGACGGGCGGCCGGGGCACCAACGTGAAGTTCGTGGACATCGAGGGTGGCTGGCGCACCACGCACGAGGACTTCCCCTCGTTCTTCCGCGTGGGCGGCACGCAGTACAACGACCTGGGCTGGCGCAACCACGGCACCGCGGTGCTGGGTGAGATTGTGGGCGCGTCCAACGGCTACGGCGTGACGGGCATCGCCAACGCGGCGCAGCCGGGCGTGGAGGCCATTGGCGCGCAGAGCGCCGCCAGCGCCATCACCAACGCGGCGGCGGCGGTGGGCGCGGGCGGCGTCATCCTCATCGAGCTGCACGCGGGCGGCCCCGCGGACGGCACGGCCTGCACGTGCAACACGTCCCAGTGCAACTACATCGCGATGGAGTACTGGCAGGACAACTACGACGCCATCCGCAACGCCACCGCCAACGGCGTCATCGTGGTGGAGGCCGCGGGCAACGGCAGCGCGAACCTGGACGCGGCGGCCTACGGCGGCCGGTTCAACCCGGCCACGCGTGACTCGGGCGCCATCCTCGTGGGTGCCAGCACCGCCACCACGCGCGTGCCCATGTGCTGGACGAACTTCGGCCAGCGCGTGAACGTGCACGGCTGGGGCGAGTCCGTCGTCACCACCGGCTACGGCGACCGCTTCGGCAGCGGCTACGGCGAGGACCAGTACTACACGTCCACCTTCAGCGGCACGTCCAGCGCGTCGCCCATCATCGTGGGCACCGCGGTCAGCGCCCAGGGCGTGGCGAAGGCCAACGGCCGGCTGCTGAACTCCGTGCAGATGCGCGGCCTGCTGCGCAACAACGGCACCGCCCAGGCCGCGGACTCGCGCCAGATTGGCCCGCTGCCGGACCTGGCGAAGGCCCTGCCCAAGGTCATCTCCGGCAACTACTGAAGCGTCACTCCAGGGCCGGCGACCTCCACGCGCGGCCCCGCGGCCCTCCGTGCCTTCGGGCGCGGAGGGCCGTTGTTTTTTCAGCGCCCGCTGTAGCGGCGGTGGTCCACCATCAGGCAGCGGTCCTGCACCACGCGGATGCCGGCGGCGGCCAGCTTCCGGGCCGCGTCGTCGTTGCGGATGCCGGACTGGAACCACACCGCCTTGGGCTTCTTCGCGATGATGTCGTCCACGTGCTGGTCGATGTCGCCGGGCCTGCGGAACACGTCCACCAGGTCGATGTCGCCCGGGATGTCCACGAGCCTGCGGTACACGGGCTTGCCGAGAATCACCTTCGCGTCCGGGTAGTAGACGGGCACCGGAACCACGTCCACGCCCGCCTTCGCCAGGTACTCCGGCACGTAGTACGCGGGCTGGGCGGAGTGGTCCTCCGTCTTGATGCCCAGCACCGCCACGCGCCTGGCTTCCTGCACCACGCGCTTCACACCCGCGTCGTCCTCGATGAGGTACTCGTCGTGGCTCATGGCCCTTCCTCCTGGAGCATTTCCGCCTGGGACTCGGTGGTGAGCGTCAGCGTGGCGCCCTTCTCCACCGCCTTCACCTTCAGCAGGCGGCGCACCGGGATGAACCGGCCGTACGCCACCACCTGCTCGCCTTCACACGTCACGCCCTTCGCAAGCTCCGGCGAACCGGCCTCCGTCCACGCGGCCCGCAGCTCCGCGGGCGCCTTGGCGGGCAGCGCGTCCAGGCACTTGAGCGACAGCACCACCGCGTCGCCGAACGTCGTGGGCCGCGTGCCCTCCACCGTGCGCTCCAGCAGGTAGGCGCGCTCCTCGCCGTCCACGGCCACGAAGTCCACCGCCCACGTGCGCTGGCCCTCCACCAGGTTGCGCTGCAGGAGGCCCGCGTACTTCGCCTCCCACTCGCGGCGCGCGCGCGTCTCCAGCGCCTCCGGGGTGAAGAAGCGCTCCACCTCCGGCAGGCCGGTGCCCTCGGGTGCTACCTGCCGCAGCGCCTCCTGCGCGGCCTCCGGGCCCACCAGCTTCACGAAGGTGCCGTCCGCCGCCAGTTGCATGCGCAGCGTGAAGCGCTCCAGCACGGCGCCGGACAGCGACGGCACGTCCTGTCCGTCATGCACCTGGCGCGGGGTGCGCACGGACTGGGCCACGCGCCAGCCGCCGTCGGACGGGGAGAAGCGCGTCTCGGTGGTGAACGCGGCCTCGTCGCGCACTTCCGGCTGGCCCTCGCGCTGGAGGGTGCGGGTGGCGCGCACGGATTCGGTGAGGAGGCGGTCCACGGGGGGCTTGAAGTCCAGACGCACCGGCGGAGGCAGCCCCGGCGCGGGGTTGAGCGGCGGATACCGGGACGTGCACCCGGCAGCCAGCGACAGCACGAGACAGCACCACGGGAGACCAGGACGCATGCGCTCGCGAACGCTGGCAGAAAGCCAGGGCGCCCGCGAGCGTCTTGCACCGTTCCGCTGAAGGAGTCACCGCGCGGGCGACACTACGGGTGGCGCGTCTCCCCGTTGGAGGCACCCTCGATGCGGTCGCGCCCGATGTTGCGGCGGTCGCGGTCCACGCCGTCGTCGTCCTTCAGGCCGTTCATCGCGAAGCGGCGCTCGGCCTCCGCCAGGTCGCGCAGCACGTGCTCGCGCAACATGTACTCCGTCTGCGGCAGGGACTTGAGGATGTTGATGATGTCGACCGGGGCCTCGCTGTCCGCGGCGGCCTCGACGAGTTCCTCACGCGTCGCCGGGTACTCCACCCCATCCAGATGCGGGGTGATGGAGCGCGCCGGATCCTCCGCCTTTCCGTAAGCCATCGTGCCTTCCACCTTTCTTGCGCCCGGGCGTCCATGCCCGAGCGTCCATCCACGGAACAACGTGGGGATGACGCCCGCCCCGGGCCACCCTGCCTCCCGGCTCCTCCTACGACGCCGGGCAGGCGAGGGACCGACCGCCTTGCCCGCGCGCGCTTCGGGGTAGAGTCTTCCGCCGCGCCTACGCCCGCCGGAGTCCTCACCCCGATGTCCGCCGCCTCCCTGCTCGCCGCCTGGCTCACGCTCGCCAGCCCCCCCGCCGGCCCGCCGTCCGCCGCCCCTCCGCCGCCCGCCGCCCAGGCCCCGCGCGACGTCTACGCGCTGGACGACGCGGCCTTCGTCGCCCAGGCCCGCCGCGACCTGGAGATGCTGCGCCAGGGCACCGAGGGCCTGCGCCGCCTGCGCGATGAGGCCTTCCGCGCCAGGGCGCTGTACCGGCGCGGCGAGGACGTGCCGTACACCCCGGACGAGAAGCAGCTCCTGGTGTCCACCTGGGCCGCCTTCTTCGACTGCTTCGTCTCCACGGAGGTGGTGCGCCAGCGCTACTGGGACTTCCTCACGGTGCCCGCCGTCACCCAGCCGAAGAAGCACGCCTGGGGCTTCCTCCTCACCCACGCGGCGCTCGCGGCGGAGCTGGCGCAGGGGATGGCCTTCGCGGACCTGGCCGGGGGACAGGCGCAACTGGAGGTGCTGCTGGACGAGCCCGGCCCCGAGTACGGCCTGCCCGCGCGCGCCTTCAGCCGCTTCAAGAAGAAGGTCGTCCACGTGGGCACCACCACGCAGCTCTTCACCGGCGACGGCTACCGCGCGACGCTGCACCCGGTGCTGGCGAGGTCCGGCGTGCTGAACGAGCCCGGCGTCCCCGCGCTCTTCCAGGCCATGCGCCAGGACAGCAGGACGGCCCGCACGCGCCTGCTGAAGCGCGGCCCGGTGCTCTTCGCCAAGGCCGCCGCGGACCTCACCCAGGACACGACGGCGCGCGCGGTGTTCCCGGTGCAGAAGACGGTGGCCGAGTGGATGGGCGACACGCGCGTGCACCGCTCGGGAAGGCCGCTCATCTCCCGCGAGCAGACGCTGGCGCTGCTGCCGCGCATGGCCCCGGGCGACGTGATGGTCGCGCGGCAGAACTGGTTCTTGTCCAACATCGGCCTGCCGGGCTTCTGGCCGCACGCGGAGCTGTACGTGGGCACCGCCCGGGAGCTGGCCCTGACCTTCGACGCGGACCCGGAGGTGAAGGCCTGGGTGGCCACGCTGCCCGGCCACCCGGAGACGTTCACCGGCCACCTGGCGAAGGCATTCCCCGCCAAGTGGGCGGAGTACACCGGCAAGGACTCCCATGGGGACCCCTTGCGCATCATCGAATCCATCAGCGAGGGCGTGAGCTTCACCGGCGTGGAGCACGGCATGCACGTGGACTACCTGGGCGTGCTGAGGCCCCGGGTGTCGCAGGTGGACAAGGCCCGCGCCATCCTGCGCGCCTTCACCTTCCAGGGCCGGCCGTACGACTTCAACTTCGACTTCTTCTCCGACCAGTCCCTGGTGTGCACGGAGCTGGTGTGGAAGTCCTACGCCCCGTCGAAGGACATGAAGGGCCTGGACATCCCCCTGGTGAGCGTGGCGGGGCGCAGGACGCTGCCGGCGAACGAAATCGTGCGCGTGTTCGACGCCGAGTATGGCCAGCCCGGCCGGCAGTTCGACTTCGTCGCCTTCCTGGACGGGCGGGAGGCCACGGGTGACGCCGTCGAAGCGAACGCCGAGGCCTTCCGTTACACCTACCGACGCATGAAATGGGACATCGCCCAGGAGTGAGGCAGCGCATGACGGAAGAGACAGCGAACGAGTTCCTGGCCCTGGCCTCTCCCCTCTACGAGCGGATGATTGCCCAGCAGCAGGCGAAGGTGCTGCGGCTGGCGCGCGAGGCGGTGCCCAACATCGGGCCGGAGGAACTGCGCAACCCGCACGACTTCCCCCAGCTCAAGGAGCACCCGTCCTTCGAGTTCGAGGACGGCATCCTGGCCGGGCTGATTTCCGCGCACATGGCCATCCGGGCGGAAATCAAGAGCCGCCTGCCCGCGTCGCCGCCGGGCGCATGACGCTCGGCTGCCTGCCTTTGCCGTGAGGAGCTTCCGTGGGTTACAGGTGCGCACCGTGAGTTTTCCCTCTGGATTCGGCCCGCCCCTGGCGCGCGAGCGGCTGGTGTCTTCCCTGGCCGCGGACCCGCCCCGGCTGGACCTGGCGGCCCTGGCCATCGCCACGCTGGGCCGTGAGGACCTGGACGCCCCGGCGTGTCTGCACACGCTGGACGCGCTCGCAGCCCGGGTGCAGGTGGAGGCGGAGCGCCTGCGCGAGAAGGGCGAGGCCCTGGCCCCCTTGCGCGCCCTGCGCCACGTGCTGGCGGACATCGAGGGCTTCCGGGGCAACGAGGACGACTACCACTCGCCGGACAACAGCTTCCTGGACCGGGTGCTGGAGCGGAAGGTGGGGCTGCCGATAACGCTGTCGGTGCTCTACCTGGAGGTGGCTCGCCGCGCGGGCATCCCGCTGTACGGCGTCCCCTTCCCCGGCCACTTCCTGGTGGCGTGCGACGCGGGCGACCACAAGCTGGTGATGGACCCCTTCCACCACGGCGACATCCTCACGGAGCACGGCTGCGAGGAGCTGCTCAAGCGCGTGGCGCCGCAGCTCAAGTTCGACCGGGCCATGCTCGCGCCCGCGCCGGTGGAGCTCATCGCGTACCGCATGCTGTCCAACCTGCGCCGCGTGTACCTGGGACGCGACGACAGCCAGCAGGGGCTGGCGGTGGTGGACCTGCTGTTGCTCCTGGCCCCGGACCACCCGGGTGAATTGCGCACGCGCGCGTCGCTGCTCACCACGATGGGCGCCTTCCGCGCCGCGCTGAAGGACGTGGAGCGGTGCCTGGAGCTGTCGCCGGACGCGCCGGACCGCGAGCGCCTGGAGCTGTCCGCGCGCGAGCTGCGCGAGCGGGCCGAGCTGCTCAACTGAAAGGGAACCCCCGCATGGCGTCCGAGTCACCCAAGTCCACAGTGAAGCCCTGGCCGCGCCTGCGCCGGGGGCTGGAGCACGACTTCACGGTGGTGAAGGTGCGCGAGGACGTGGTGGCGGACCCGCGCACGAACCTGGAGCACGGGCGCGTGCGGCTGGAGTGCGCGGACTGGGTGAACGTCATCGCGGTGACGAAGCAGGACGAGCTGGTGATGGTGCGCCAGTTCCGCTTCGGCATCGACGCGCCGACGCTGGAGGTCCCGGGCGGCGTCATCGACCCGGGAGAGGACCCGGCCACGGCCGCCGCGCGCGAGCTGGAGGAGGAGACGGGCTACCGCGCCGGACGCCTGGAGCCGCTGGGCGAGGTGCACCCCAACCCGGCCTTCCAGTCCAACCGGTGCTTCAGCTACCTGGCGCTCGACTGCGAGCGCGTGAGCGACGGGGACCCGGACGACGGCGAGGACATCGCGGTGGAGCTGTACCCGCGCGCGGCCCTGCCCCGGCTCATTTTGGAAGGCCACATCACGCACTCGCTGGTGGTGGTGGCCTTCTTCCTGGAGCGGCTGCGCGCGGAAGCGAAGCGCTGACTACGCCGGCTCGCGGTCCCAGGTGCCGGAGCGGCCGCCGGACTTGTGGTCCAGCTGCACCGCTTCGATGACCATGCCCCGGTCCACGCTCTTGCACATGTCATAGACGGTGAGCGCCGCCGCGCACGCGGCCGTGAGCGCCTCCATCTCCACGCCCGTGCGGTCCACCGTCTTCACGCGCGCGCGGATCTCCAGCCCCTCGTCCACCGGCTCCAGCGTCACGTCCACGCCCGCGAGCGCGATGGGGTGGCACAGGGGCACGAAGTCCGGGGTGCGCTTGGCGGCCATGATGCCGGCGAGGCGCGCCGCCGCGAGCACGTCGCCCTTCTCCACCTTGCCCGCCAGGATGCGCTCGCGCGTCTCCGGCAGCATCCGGAGGCGCGCGGTGGCCACCGCCACGCGGTCCGTCTTCGGCTTGTCGCCGACGTCCACCATCTTCACCGGCCGGCCCCCTTCGCCACCGCGGCGAGCAGGTCGTCCGCCACGTCGTCCGGGTCCTCCAGCCCCACGGACACGCGGATGAGGCTGTCGCGGATGCCCGCCTGGGCGCGCTCCTGGGGCGTCATCCGGCGGGCGCTGGCGCTGGCCGCGTGCATCACCAACGTGCCCACGTCCCCCAGCGACGGCCCGGGCTTGGCCACCCGCAGCGCCTCCAGGAACCGGTCGCCCTCCTTCTGCCCCGCGCCCTTGATTTCAAACGCCACCATGGGCCCGAAGCCGCCCTCCAGCACCCGCCCCGCCACCGCGTGGTCCGGATGGGAGGAGAGGCCCGGGTAGATGACCCGCTCCAGCAGCGGCGAGTCCGACAGCCGCTTCGCCACGTGGGCGGCGTGCTCGTTGTGGGCCTTCATGCGGACGGGCAGCGTGCGCAGGCCGCGCAGCGTGAGCCACGCCTCGAAGGGGCCCAGCACGTCGCCGGACAGGATGCGTGCGGACCGCAGCGGGTCGATGCGCGCCCTG comes from Corallococcus macrosporus and encodes:
- a CDS encoding NUDIX hydrolase, which codes for MASESPKSTVKPWPRLRRGLEHDFTVVKVREDVVADPRTNLEHGRVRLECADWVNVIAVTKQDELVMVRQFRFGIDAPTLEVPGGVIDPGEDPATAAARELEEETGYRAGRLEPLGEVHPNPAFQSNRCFSYLALDCERVSDGDPDDGEDIAVELYPRAALPRLILEGHITHSLVVVAFFLERLRAEAKR
- a CDS encoding CoA-binding protein, coding for MSHDEYLIEDDAGVKRVVQEARRVAVLGIKTEDHSAQPAYYVPEYLAKAGVDVVPVPVYYPDAKVILGKPVYRRLVDIPGDIDLVDVFRRPGDIDQHVDDIIAKKPKAVWFQSGIRNDDAARKLAAAGIRVVQDRCLMVDHRRYSGR
- a CDS encoding SirB1 family protein — protein: MARERLVSSLAADPPRLDLAALAIATLGREDLDAPACLHTLDALAARVQVEAERLREKGEALAPLRALRHVLADIEGFRGNEDDYHSPDNSFLDRVLERKVGLPITLSVLYLEVARRAGIPLYGVPFPGHFLVACDAGDHKLVMDPFHHGDILTEHGCEELLKRVAPQLKFDRAMLAPAPVELIAYRMLSNLRRVYLGRDDSQQGLAVVDLLLLLAPDHPGELRTRASLLTTMGAFRAALKDVERCLELSPDAPDRERLELSARELRERAELLN
- a CDS encoding DUF2795 domain-containing protein encodes the protein MAYGKAEDPARSITPHLDGVEYPATREELVEAAADSEAPVDIINILKSLPQTEYMLREHVLRDLAEAERRFAMNGLKDDDGVDRDRRNIGRDRIEGASNGETRHP
- a CDS encoding S8 family serine peptidase → MLKSTLSLRPLRGAALAVSLLALAPAAGAAPKLAPRALLAKPTGRELPAGTFVERLVVKFHEGSHVRLRGDALRALASERSAGERELLSGLRLDDARVEADIAEVGALLDRAPRIGSLTRVFQAEEAALDASKASGEAKGGEQLADLNLYFEVPLLPGTTADTVADLVAALNRVGSVETAYAAPPAEPAMVNFAMEAGLRALLSAADLPPTTPLYQANQGYLNAAPSGVNATYAWTQTGGRGTNVKFVDIEGGWRTTHEDFPSFFRVGGTQYNDLGWRNHGTAVLGEIVGASNGYGVTGIANAAQPGVEAIGAQSAASAITNAAAAVGAGGVILIELHAGGPADGTACTCNTSQCNYIAMEYWQDNYDAIRNATANGVIVVEAAGNGSANLDAAAYGGRFNPATRDSGAILVGASTATTRVPMCWTNFGQRVNVHGWGESVVTTGYGDRFGSGYGEDQYYTSTFSGTSSASPIIVGTAVSAQGVAKANGRLLNSVQMRGLLRNNGTAQAADSRQIGPLPDLAKALPKVISGNY
- the moaC gene encoding cyclic pyranopterin monophosphate synthase MoaC; the encoded protein is MKMVDVGDKPKTDRVAVATARLRMLPETRERILAGKVEKGDVLAAARLAGIMAAKRTPDFVPLCHPIALAGVDVTLEPVDEGLEIRARVKTVDRTGVEMEALTAACAAALTVYDMCKSVDRGMVIEAVQLDHKSGGRSGTWDREPA
- a CDS encoding YiiX/YebB-like N1pC/P60 family cysteine hydrolase, whose product is MSAASLLAAWLTLASPPAGPPSAAPPPPAAQAPRDVYALDDAAFVAQARRDLEMLRQGTEGLRRLRDEAFRARALYRRGEDVPYTPDEKQLLVSTWAAFFDCFVSTEVVRQRYWDFLTVPAVTQPKKHAWGFLLTHAALAAELAQGMAFADLAGGQAQLEVLLDEPGPEYGLPARAFSRFKKKVVHVGTTTQLFTGDGYRATLHPVLARSGVLNEPGVPALFQAMRQDSRTARTRLLKRGPVLFAKAAADLTQDTTARAVFPVQKTVAEWMGDTRVHRSGRPLISREQTLALLPRMAPGDVMVARQNWFLSNIGLPGFWPHAELYVGTARELALTFDADPEVKAWVATLPGHPETFTGHLAKAFPAKWAEYTGKDSHGDPLRIIESISEGVSFTGVEHGMHVDYLGVLRPRVSQVDKARAILRAFTFQGRPYDFNFDFFSDQSLVCTELVWKSYAPSKDMKGLDIPLVSVAGRRTLPANEIVRVFDAEYGQPGRQFDFVAFLDGREATGDAVEANAEAFRYTYRRMKWDIAQE